In a single window of the Pedosphaera parvula Ellin514 genome:
- a CDS encoding type II secretion system protein — NCIHRLKQVGLAFNLWSEDHNGLYPMQCFTNEPGETETEFAIITNSFAYFQIISNELHMASILACPADTTRKYATNFATGFNNSHISYFLGLNASRKNPASFLAGDRNLSTGTPPKNGILQITANQPVSWTTEIHDSRGNLALADASVLELKTKQLPKAITATGLSTNLLALP, encoded by the coding sequence CCAATTGCATCCACCGCCTCAAACAAGTCGGCCTCGCTTTCAATCTCTGGTCCGAAGACCACAATGGACTCTACCCCATGCAATGTTTTACCAATGAACCGGGCGAAACCGAGACCGAATTTGCCATCATCACCAACTCCTTCGCTTATTTCCAAATCATCTCCAACGAACTCCACATGGCCAGCATCCTCGCCTGCCCGGCCGACACAACCCGCAAATACGCCACCAACTTCGCTACCGGTTTTAACAACAGTCACATCAGCTATTTCCTCGGCCTGAACGCCTCGCGAAAAAATCCCGCCTCCTTCCTCGCTGGCGACCGCAACCTCTCCACCGGCACCCCGCCCAAAAACGGCATCCTTCAGATTACCGCCAACCAACCCGTCTCCTGGACCACCGAAATCCATGACAGCCGCGGCAACCTCGCCCTCGCCGACGCCAGCGTCCTCGAACTCAAAACCAAACAACTCCCAAAAGCCATCACCGCCACCGGTCTGAGCACCAATCTCCTCGCCCTCCCATAA